A single genomic interval of bacterium harbors:
- the efp gene encoding elongation factor P: protein MIATSDFRKGAKLLLRGEPYIIVDFQHVKPGKGGAFIRTKMKNMITNLTKEETFRSGEKFEIPDLEYKNMQYLYEQDGLYCFMDQDSYDQVNFDKKQIEDALDYLCEQVVYSILYFEGKPISVQPPMHMELEVKQTPPGVKGDTAQGAGTKPATLSTGLVVQVPLFVNEGDFIKVDTREGIYIERVKK, encoded by the coding sequence GTGATAGCTACTTCAGATTTTCGAAAAGGCGCCAAACTTCTCTTGCGAGGAGAACCTTATATTATTGTTGATTTTCAACATGTAAAACCGGGCAAGGGTGGGGCATTTATTCGGACTAAGATGAAAAACATGATTACGAATCTTACCAAGGAGGAAACCTTCCGGTCAGGTGAAAAATTCGAAATTCCAGATTTAGAATATAAAAATATGCAATACCTCTACGAGCAAGATGGACTGTACTGTTTTATGGATCAAGACTCTTATGATCAGGTAAACTTTGATAAAAAACAGATCGAAGATGCTCTTGACTATCTTTGTGAACAGGTCGTGTATTCTATCTTATATTTTGAAGGTAAACCGATTTCTGTGCAACCGCCAATGCATATGGAGCTTGAAGTCAAACAGACGCCGCCAGGAGTAAAAGGAGATACAGCGCAAGGCGCAGGCACAAAACCGGCAACGTTAAGCACAGGACTTGTTGTCCAGGTACCACTTTTTGTTAATGAAGGGGATTTTATTAAAGTGGATACGCGCGAAGGCATTTATATTGAACGAGTGAAGAAGTAA
- the nusB gene encoding transcription antitermination factor NusB yields MYNDNDPSDLLHSYDDLSKRELRSFVLHLLYALESLDYQDSLMSVIDNFNRGFEMNIPMNSTLVKTVESIAMQKETLDESYKEYLAHWKMERLSVMVRLILRYAIWEIQQKELDPKIIINEAIELAKQFAEKDAYRFVNGILDQFVKTKKALISQ; encoded by the coding sequence ATGTATAACGACAACGATCCTAGCGATCTTTTACATTCCTACGATGACCTGTCAAAAAGAGAACTGCGTTCCTTTGTTCTTCATCTTTTATATGCATTAGAATCACTTGATTATCAGGACTCATTAATGAGTGTTATTGATAATTTTAATCGTGGTTTTGAAATGAATATCCCCATGAACAGTACGCTTGTTAAAACCGTTGAATCTATTGCAATGCAAAAAGAGACCCTTGATGAATCTTACAAAGAGTACCTTGCGCATTGGAAAATGGAACGGTTAAGCGTGATGGTGCGCCTCATACTACGCTATGCAATATGGGAAATACAACAAAAGGAGCTTGATCCCAAAATTATTATCAATGAAGCAATCGAACTTGCAAAACAGTTTGCAGAAAAAGATGCGTACCGCTTTGTAAATGGCATATTGGACCAGTTTGTAAAAACTAAAAAAGCGCTTATTTCTCAGTAA